One segment of Castanea sativa cultivar Marrone di Chiusa Pesio chromosome 3, ASM4071231v1 DNA contains the following:
- the LOC142629628 gene encoding TORTIFOLIA1-like protein 4: protein MSLTKRSSPSPPQPGGSTHELKHRVITCLNKLSDRDTLAVATSELESIAKSLNCESFSPFLSCLHNTDASSKSPVRKQCVSLLALLSHSHGDSLSPFLSKMISTVLRRLRDPDSAVRSACVDAVTAMSLKITKPPFAAFFKPLVDSVSLEQDLNAQIGSALCLAAAIEASPEPEVEVLRKSLPRLGKLAKSEGFKAKAALLVLIGSVVGVGGASSRVVLDWLVPCVVEFLSSEDWAVRKAAAEALGKVAVAEKDLAAEHKALCLSSLESRRFDKVKVVRETMNLTLELWKDVHGISEEVPVSSQSKSSSPDNVSGRCFPPISKSSNDDGYKTPKPKKTVPTNRSPPSNDSLVTPTKRESPPKSNDRNSSAAMIRKVDHKKPSGWKIEVAVPNSLSLKVACEDDIKRSDFERLESGENENSGNSKPETKRVLFGKIRDEKVHKFGGLRSGSRVVPFQDDQDADLGDVVSNTVEEVDENSKEAEEVSLIREQLLQIENQQSNLLELLQRFIGSSQIGINSLESRVHGLEMALDEISHDLALSSGRIPNSDSAENTCCKLPGAEFLSSKFWRRAEGRYSSSRFPSSGSIPSPSAMRTIPNKDGSSESYERVSQRFQHQNRFETVANPLADESDDSRRILRRYSNNMPRNTVQDVERVQVCNASRFNGASPASFTAQRT from the exons ATGTCTCTTACCAAACGGTCCTCACCGAGTCCACCGCAACCCGGCGGGTCAACTCACGAGCTCAAGCACCGAGTCATCACTTGCCTGAACAAACTCTCAGACCGCGACACACTCGCCGTCGCAACTTCAGAGCTCGAGTCCATAGCCAAGTCCCTAAACTGCGAGTCGTTTTCGCCCTTCCTTTCTTGCCTCCACAACACCGACGCGTCGTCTAAGTCGCCGGTTCGCAAACAATGCGTGAGCTTGCTCgctcttctctctcactctcatggcgactctctctctcctttcctcTCCAAGATGATCTCCACCGTCCTCCGCCGCCTCCGCGACCCCGACTCCGCCGTCCGATCCGCCTGCGTCGACGCGGTCACCGCCATGTCGTTGAAAATCACGAAGCCTCCGTTCGCCGCTTTCTTCAAGCCCTTGGTCGACTCCGTCTCGCTCGAGCAAGACCTCAACGCTCAGATCGGGTCCGCTCTCTGCCTCGCCGCCGCGATCGAGGCCTCGCCGGAGCCGGAGGTTGAGGTGCTTCGGAAGAGCCTGCCGAGGCTGGGGAAACTGGCGAAGAGCGAAGGGTTTAAGGCCAAGGCGGCGCTGCTTGTGCTCATCGGAAGCGTGGTCGGAGTCGGCGGAGCTTCGAGTCGAGTAGTGTTGGATTGGTTGGTGCCGTGCGTGGTTGAGTTCTTGAGTAGTGAGGATTGGGCGGTGAGAAAGGCGGCGGCGGAGGCGTTGGGAAAAGTGGCGGTGGCGGAGAAGGATTTGGCGGCGGAGCACAAGGCGTTGTGTTTGAGTTCTTTGGAGAGTCGGAGATTTGATAAG GTCAAGGTTGTTCGGGAGACGATGAATCTAACCTTGGAGTTGTGGAAGGATGTTCATGGTATATCTGAGGAGGTCCCTGTTTCATCTCAGTCTAAATCTTCTTCACCAG ATAATGTTAGTGGTCGATGCTTCCCTCCCATATCCAAAAGTTCCAATGATGATGGATATAAGACTCCTAAACCGAAGAAAACAGTCCCCACAAACAGGTCCCCTCCTTCAAATGATTCGTTAGTGACCCCTACCAAAAGAGAGAGTCCTCCGAAGAGTAATGACAGGAATTCAAGTGCAGCCATGATCCGTAAGGTGGACCACAAGAAACCCTCAGGTTGGAAAATTGAAGTTGCAGTACCAAACTCTCTCTCATTGAAGGTGGCTTGTGAAGATGATATCAAAAGGAGTGACTTTGAGAGGTTGGAATCAGGAGAGAATGAGAACAGCGGGAATTCCAAGCCGGAAACAAAGCGTGTTCTGTTTGGTAAGATCCGAGATGAAAAAGTGCATAAATTTGGTGGTTTAAGATCAGGGTCTCGGGTGGTCCCGTTTCAAGACGATCAGGACGCTGACTTGGGTGATGTAGTCAGCAACACAGTTGAAGAAGTTGATGAGAATAGCAAAGAGGCTGAGGAAGTGTCTTTGATCCGTGAACAACTTCTTCAAATTGAAAACCAGCAATCCAATCTGTTAGAACTTCTCCAG AGATTCATTGGGAGCTCCCAGATTGGAATCAATTCCCTAGAGTCGCGTGTACATGGCCTAGAGATGGCACTGGATGAAATTTCACATGATTTGGCACTTTCAAGTGGAAGGATCCCAAACAGTGATTCTGCAGAAAACACATGTTGCAAGCTGCCTGGTGCAGAATTCTTGAGTTCCAAATTCTGGAGGAGGGCAGAAGGCCGGTATTCTTCTTCAAGGTTCCCATCTTCTGGAAGCATACCATCACCCAGTGCCATGCGTACCATACCTAATAAAGATGGTAGCTCTGAATCATATGAACGGGTGAGCCAAAGATTTCAACACCAAAATAGGTTTGAAACTGTTGCAAACCCATTGGCAGACGAAAGTGATGACTCAAGGAGGATTTTAAGGCGTTACTCTAACAATATGCCAAGGAACACGGTCCAAGATGTTGAGAGGGTACAAGTTTGCAATGCCAGTAGGTTTAATGGGGCTTCACCTGCCAGTTTCACAGCACAGAGAACCTGA